The following proteins are encoded in a genomic region of Streptomyces sp. SLBN-31:
- the rimO gene encoding 30S ribosomal protein S12 methylthiotransferase RimO translates to MPERRTVALVTLGCARNEVDSEELAGRLEADGWDLVEDAADADVAVVNTCGFVEAAKKDSVDALLEANDLKGHGRTQAVVAVGCMAERYGKDLAEALPEADGVLGFDDYADISDRLQTILSGGIHAAHTPRDRRKLLPISPAERQDSAAEVALPGHAPVDLPEGVAPASGPRAPLRRRLDGSPVASVKLASGCDRRCTFCAIPSFRGSFISRRPSDVLNETRWLAEQGVKEIMLVSENNTSYGKDLGDIRLLESLLTELAEVDGIERVRVSYLQPAEMRPGLIDVLTSTPKVAPYFDLSFQHSAPDVLRAMRRFGDTDRFLELLDTIRTKAPQAGVRSNFIVGFPGESEADLAELERFLNGARLDAIGVFGYSDEEGTEAATYENKLDEDVVAERLAHISRLAEELVSQRAEERVGETAHVLVESVDEEGVYGRGAHQAPETDGQVLLTSGAGLSVGRIVEAKVVGTEGVDLVAEPLTGSFGCSEEEGR, encoded by the coding sequence ATGCCTGAACGCCGTACCGTCGCACTCGTCACCCTTGGCTGCGCCCGTAACGAGGTGGACTCGGAGGAGCTCGCAGGCCGCTTGGAGGCGGACGGCTGGGACCTCGTGGAGGACGCCGCGGACGCGGACGTCGCGGTCGTGAACACCTGTGGCTTCGTCGAGGCCGCCAAGAAGGACTCCGTCGACGCCCTCCTGGAGGCCAACGACCTCAAGGGCCACGGCAGAACCCAGGCCGTCGTGGCGGTGGGCTGCATGGCCGAGCGGTACGGCAAGGACCTCGCCGAGGCCCTCCCCGAGGCCGACGGCGTGCTCGGCTTCGACGACTACGCGGACATCTCCGACCGACTGCAGACCATCCTCAGCGGCGGCATCCACGCCGCCCACACCCCGCGCGACCGGCGCAAGCTGCTGCCGATCAGCCCCGCCGAGCGCCAGGACTCCGCGGCCGAGGTCGCGCTGCCCGGGCACGCGCCCGTGGACCTCCCGGAGGGCGTCGCGCCCGCCTCGGGCCCCCGGGCACCCCTGCGCCGCCGGCTGGACGGCTCCCCGGTCGCCTCCGTGAAGCTCGCCTCCGGCTGCGACCGGCGCTGCACCTTCTGCGCCATCCCGTCCTTCCGCGGCTCCTTCATCTCCCGCCGTCCGAGCGACGTGCTGAACGAGACGCGCTGGCTTGCCGAGCAGGGCGTCAAGGAGATCATGCTGGTCTCCGAGAACAACACCTCCTACGGCAAGGACCTGGGCGACATCCGCCTGCTGGAGTCCCTGCTGACCGAGCTGGCCGAGGTCGACGGCATCGAGCGCGTGCGCGTCAGCTACCTCCAGCCGGCCGAGATGCGCCCCGGGCTGATCGACGTCCTGACCTCCACCCCGAAGGTCGCCCCCTACTTCGACCTGTCCTTCCAGCACTCCGCGCCCGACGTGCTGCGCGCCATGCGCCGCTTCGGCGACACCGACCGCTTCCTGGAGTTGCTCGACACCATCCGGACCAAGGCCCCCCAGGCGGGCGTGCGCTCCAACTTCATCGTCGGCTTCCCGGGCGAGAGCGAGGCCGACCTGGCGGAGCTGGAGCGGTTCCTCAACGGCGCGCGCCTGGACGCCATCGGCGTCTTCGGCTACTCCGACGAGGAGGGCACCGAGGCGGCGACGTACGAGAACAAGCTGGACGAGGACGTCGTCGCCGAGCGGCTGGCCCACATCTCCCGGCTGGCCGAGGAACTGGTCTCGCAGCGGGCCGAGGAGCGTGTGGGTGAGACCGCGCACGTCCTCGTGGAGTCCGTGGACGAGGAGGGCGTGTACGGTCGCGGCGCGCACCAGGCGCCCGAGACGGACGGCCAGGTGCTGCTCACGAGCGGCGCGGGTCTGAGCGTCGGCCGTATCGTCGAGGCCAAGGTGGTCGGTACGGAAGGTGTCGACCTGGTGGCCGAGCCGCTCACGGGCTCGTTCGGGTGCAGTGAGGAGGAGGGCAGATGA
- a CDS encoding RodZ domain-containing protein — translation MSIGNSPEDERPFEDDREQARLSVGRALKQARIDAGLTVDDVSNATRVRIAIVHSIEADDFAPCGGDVYARGHIRTLAKAVHLDPAPLLAQYDADHGGRPAPTPAAPLFEAERIRPERRGPNWTAAMVAAIVAVVGFVGFTAFKGGDDGGAKAQVAEGSTPTQSKSPSATPHDKKSATPKSDPSDSAIAAAPQDKVTVRVTAPDGKSWISAKDHNGRLLFDGLLAQGDSKTFQDSEKINLVLGDAGAIQLYVNGKKIEDDFQPGAVERLTYTKGDPQVG, via the coding sequence GTGTCCATCGGCAACTCCCCTGAAGACGAGCGTCCGTTCGAAGACGATCGCGAGCAAGCCCGCCTCTCCGTCGGCCGCGCCCTCAAACAGGCGCGCATCGACGCCGGGCTGACCGTCGACGACGTCAGCAACGCCACCCGGGTCCGCATCGCCATCGTGCACTCCATCGAGGCGGACGACTTCGCCCCCTGCGGCGGAGACGTCTACGCGCGCGGGCACATCCGGACCCTGGCCAAGGCCGTCCACCTCGATCCGGCGCCGCTGCTCGCGCAGTACGACGCCGATCACGGTGGCCGCCCCGCCCCGACCCCTGCGGCCCCGCTGTTCGAGGCGGAACGCATCCGCCCCGAGCGGCGCGGCCCGAACTGGACCGCGGCGATGGTCGCCGCGATCGTCGCCGTGGTCGGCTTCGTCGGGTTCACCGCGTTCAAGGGCGGCGACGACGGCGGCGCCAAGGCCCAGGTCGCCGAGGGATCGACGCCCACGCAGAGCAAGTCCCCCTCGGCGACACCGCACGACAAGAAGTCCGCCACCCCGAAGTCCGACCCCTCGGACAGCGCCATCGCCGCCGCGCCCCAGGACAAGGTGACCGTCCGCGTCACGGCCCCCGACGGAAAGAGCTGGATCTCCGCCAAGGACCACAACGGCCGGCTCCTGTTCGACGGGCTCCTCGCGCAGGGCGACTCCAAGACCTTCCAGGACAGCGAGAAGATCAACCTCGTCCTCGGCGACGCCGGAGCCATCCAGCTCTACGTCAACGGCAAGAAGATCGAGGACGACTTCCAGCCGGGCGCGGTGGAGCGCCTGACCTACACCAAGGGCGACCCCCAGGTCGGCTGA
- a CDS encoding two-component system response regulator, whose product MVQKAKILLVDDRPENLLALEAILSALDQTLVRASSGEEALKALLTDDFAVILLDVQMPGMDGFETAAHIKRRERTRDIPIIFLTAINHGPHHTFRGYAAGAVDYISKPFDPWVLRAKVSVFVELYMKNCQLREQAALLRLQLEGGGGKSAVGDAKEPAGLLAELSARLAAVEEQAEALSKQLDDDSADAAAVATAAHLERKLTGLRRALDALEPGAGNTSSVSSQN is encoded by the coding sequence ATGGTGCAGAAGGCCAAGATCCTCCTGGTCGATGACCGGCCGGAGAATCTGCTGGCGCTGGAGGCCATCCTCTCCGCGCTCGATCAGACACTGGTGCGGGCATCGTCCGGGGAAGAAGCGCTCAAGGCACTGCTCACGGACGATTTCGCGGTCATTCTGCTTGACGTCCAGATGCCGGGCATGGACGGTTTCGAGACCGCTGCGCACATCAAGCGGCGGGAGCGGACCCGGGACATCCCGATCATCTTCCTCACCGCGATCAACCACGGCCCGCACCACACGTTCCGCGGTTACGCGGCGGGTGCGGTGGACTACATCTCCAAGCCGTTCGACCCGTGGGTGCTGCGCGCGAAGGTCTCGGTCTTCGTCGAGCTGTACATGAAGAACTGCCAGCTGCGGGAGCAGGCGGCGCTGCTGCGCCTGCAGTTGGAGGGCGGCGGAGGCAAGTCCGCGGTCGGTGACGCCAAGGAGCCGGCCGGCCTGCTCGCCGAGCTGTCGGCGCGGCTCGCGGCCGTCGAGGAGCAGGCCGAGGCGCTGTCCAAGCAGCTGGACGACGATTCGGCGGACGCGGCGGCGGTGGCCACCGCGGCTCATCTCGAACGCAAACTCACCGGTTTGCGGCGGGCGCTGGACGCGCTGGAGCCGGGTGCCGGGAACACCTCCTCGGTGTCCTCGCAGAACTGA
- a CDS encoding DNA translocase FtsK — MASRPSAAKKQPAKKAAAPAKKAAAKRAPAKKAPARKAAAKKAAPPPRPAPSPTGGIYRLVRALWLGVAHAVGAVFRGIGNGAKNLDPAHRKDGVALLLLGIALIVAAGTWADLRGPVGDLVEILVTGSFGRLDLLVPILLAVIAARFIRHPEKPEANGRIVIGLSALAIGVLGQVHIACGSPARSDGMQAIRDAGGLIGWAAATPLTYTMGEVLAVPLLVLITVFGLLVVTATPVNAIPQRLRMLGVRLGIVHDPYVGEPTEEDQRYDEQWREAIPARTRRRGSAAEPYDPDSAEQEALSRRRGRPRRSAVPQPDMGRQMDAVDVAAAAAAALDGAVMHGMPPSPVVADLTQGVSVGDREETLPTPTPVPAARPKQEKLKQEKLKVEVADLTKPAPEAPAELPARAEQLQLSGDITYALPSLDLLTRGGPGKARSAANDAVVASLTNVFTEFKVDAAVTGFTRGPTVTRYEVELGPAVKVERITALTKNIAYAVASPDVRIISPIPGKSAVGIEIPNTDREMVNLGDVLRLAAAAEDDHPMLVALGKDVEGGYVMANLAKMPHVLVAGATGSGKSSCINCLITSIMVRATPEDVRMVLVDPKRVELTAYEGIPHLITPIITNPKRAAEALQWVVREMDLRYDDLAAYGYRHIDDFNEAVRNGKVKPPEGSERELQPYPYLLVIVDELADLMMVAPRDVEDAIVRITQLARAAGIHLVLATQRPSVDVVTGLIKANVPSRLAFATSSLADSRVILDQPGAEKLIGKGDGLFLPMGASKPTRMQGAFVTEEEVAAIVQHCKDQMAPVFRDDVTVGTKQKKEIDEEIGDDLDLLCQAAELVVSTQFGSTSMLQRKLRVGFAKAGRLMDLMESRGIVGPSEGSKARDVLVKADDLDGVLAVIRGEA; from the coding sequence ATGGCCTCACGTCCCTCCGCTGCCAAGAAGCAGCCCGCGAAGAAGGCGGCGGCTCCGGCGAAGAAGGCCGCCGCGAAGAGGGCCCCCGCGAAGAAGGCGCCCGCCAGGAAGGCCGCGGCGAAGAAGGCCGCGCCGCCGCCCAGGCCGGCGCCGAGCCCGACCGGGGGTATCTACCGGCTGGTGCGCGCGCTGTGGCTGGGCGTCGCGCACGCCGTCGGCGCCGTTTTTCGGGGTATAGGGAACGGAGCGAAGAACCTCGACCCCGCACACCGCAAGGACGGCGTGGCTCTCCTCCTCCTCGGCATCGCCCTGATCGTCGCCGCCGGCACCTGGGCCGACCTGCGCGGTCCCGTCGGCGACCTCGTCGAGATCCTGGTGACCGGCTCCTTCGGCCGCCTCGACCTGCTGGTGCCGATACTGCTGGCAGTCATCGCCGCGCGCTTCATCCGCCACCCCGAGAAGCCCGAGGCCAACGGCCGCATCGTCATCGGCCTGTCCGCGCTCGCCATCGGCGTGCTCGGCCAGGTCCACATCGCCTGCGGCTCGCCCGCCCGCAGCGACGGCATGCAGGCCATAAGGGACGCGGGCGGCCTGATCGGCTGGGCGGCGGCCACCCCGCTGACGTACACCATGGGCGAGGTGCTCGCCGTACCGCTGCTCGTGCTGATCACGGTCTTCGGTCTGCTCGTCGTCACCGCCACCCCGGTCAACGCCATCCCGCAGCGGCTGCGAATGCTCGGGGTGCGGCTCGGGATCGTCCACGACCCGTACGTGGGCGAACCCACCGAGGAGGACCAGCGCTACGACGAGCAGTGGCGCGAGGCGATTCCCGCCCGTACGCGCCGGCGTGGATCCGCCGCCGAGCCGTACGACCCCGACAGCGCGGAGCAGGAGGCCCTCTCCCGGCGTCGCGGCCGCCCCAGGCGCTCCGCGGTGCCCCAGCCCGACATGGGCCGCCAGATGGACGCCGTGGACGTCGCAGCGGCCGCCGCGGCCGCGCTCGACGGTGCCGTCATGCACGGGATGCCGCCGTCGCCGGTCGTCGCCGACCTCACCCAGGGGGTGAGCGTGGGCGACCGCGAGGAGACGCTGCCCACGCCGACGCCGGTCCCGGCCGCGCGCCCCAAGCAGGAGAAGCTCAAGCAGGAGAAGCTGAAGGTCGAGGTCGCCGACCTCACCAAGCCCGCTCCGGAAGCGCCCGCCGAACTGCCCGCGCGCGCGGAGCAGCTCCAACTGTCCGGCGACATCACCTACGCGCTGCCCTCCCTCGACCTCCTCACGCGCGGCGGCCCCGGCAAGGCGCGCAGCGCCGCCAACGACGCCGTCGTCGCCTCCCTGACGAACGTCTTCACGGAGTTCAAGGTCGACGCCGCCGTCACCGGCTTCACGCGCGGTCCGACGGTGACCCGCTACGAGGTCGAGCTCGGCCCGGCCGTGAAGGTCGAGCGGATCACCGCGCTGACGAAGAACATCGCGTACGCCGTGGCCAGTCCGGACGTGCGGATCATCAGTCCGATCCCCGGCAAGTCCGCCGTCGGCATCGAGATCCCCAACACGGACCGCGAGATGGTCAACCTCGGCGACGTGCTGCGGCTCGCGGCGGCCGCCGAGGACGACCACCCGATGCTGGTCGCGCTCGGCAAGGACGTCGAGGGCGGCTATGTGATGGCCAACCTCGCGAAGATGCCGCACGTCCTGGTCGCCGGCGCCACCGGCTCCGGCAAGTCGTCGTGCATCAACTGCCTCATCACGTCGATCATGGTCCGCGCGACCCCCGAGGACGTGCGCATGGTCCTCGTCGACCCCAAGCGCGTGGAGCTGACCGCCTACGAGGGCATCCCGCACCTGATCACGCCGATCATCACCAACCCCAAGCGGGCCGCCGAGGCGCTCCAGTGGGTCGTACGCGAGATGGACCTGCGCTACGACGACCTGGCGGCGTACGGCTACCGGCACATCGACGACTTCAACGAGGCCGTCCGCAACGGCAAGGTCAAGCCCCCGGAGGGCAGCGAGCGCGAGCTCCAGCCGTACCCGTACCTGCTGGTGATCGTCGACGAGCTCGCCGACCTGATGATGGTCGCACCGCGCGACGTCGAGGACGCGATCGTGCGCATCACGCAGCTCGCGCGCGCGGCCGGTATCCACCTGGTCCTCGCCACGCAGCGGCCGTCGGTCGATGTCGTCACCGGTCTGATCAAGGCGAACGTGCCCTCGCGGCTCGCCTTCGCCACCTCCTCGCTCGCCGACTCCCGCGTCATCCTCGACCAGCCCGGCGCCGAGAAGCTCATCGGCAAGGGCGACGGCCTCTTCCTGCCGATGGGCGCCAGCAAGCCGACCCGTATGCAGGGCGCGTTCGTGACCGAGGAGGAGGTCGCGGCGATCGTCCAGCACTGCAAGGACCAGATGGCGCCCGTCTTCCGGGACGACGTCACCGTGGGGACGAAGCAGAAGAAGGAGATCGACGAGGAGATCGGCGACGACCTCGACCTGCTGTGCCAGGCGGCCGAGCTGGTGGTGTCCACCCAGTTCGGGTCGACGTCCATGCTCCAGCGCAAGCTGCGCGTCGGCTTCGCCAAGGCCGGGCGCCTGATGGACCTCATGGAGTCCAGGGGCATCGTCGGGCCGAGCGAGGGGTCGAAGGCTCGTGACGTTCTTGTGAAGGCTGACGACTTGGACGGAGTGCTCGCGGTGATCCGCGGGGAGGCTTGA
- a CDS encoding HAMP domain-containing protein, with translation MESGAATRGTKTRAKGGQSGQSLDNQRTPRGGTTAVDTAAMNRLLAALVAMRDGNFRKRLTVSGDGVMSEIAAVFNEVADRNLHLTGELSRVRRMVGREGKLTERLETGAYEGSWAAAIEASNALVDDLVRPVSEVGRVLSAVAEGDLSPRMELRTQAPDGTGHPLRGEFLKVGRTVNNLVDQLSTFTDEVTRVASEVGTEGKLGGQARVRGMSGSWKDLTDSVNTMAYRLTAQVRDIALVTTAVAKGDLSRKVTVHVAGEMLELKNTVNTMVDQLSSFSSEVTRVAREVGTEGELGGQAQVPGVAGVWKDLTDSVNLMAGNLTAQVRGISQVTTAVANGDLSQKVTVSARGEVAQLADTINQMTETLRIFADEVTRVANEVGAAGQLGGQANVPGAAGTWKDLTDSVNTVFRNLTIQVRDIAAVTTAVANGDLSQKVTVNVAGEMLELKNTVNGMVDQLQSFGSEVTRVAREVGVEGELGGQAQVPGAAGTWKDLTDSVNTAFRNLTGQVRNIAQVTTAVANGDLSQKVTVDVSGEMLQLKNTVNTMVDQLSSFADQVTRMARDVGTEGRLGGQAVVPGVSGTWKELTDSVNFMAGNLTSQVRQIAYVTTAVAQGDLSQKIDVDARGEILELKNTINTMVDQLSGFAEQVTRVAREVGTEGRLGGQAQVPGVAGVWRDLTDSVNGMAGNLTAQVRNIAQVATAVARGDLSQKITVDARGEILELKNTLNTMVDQLSSFAEEVTRVAREVGTEGQLGGQAEVQGVSGTWKDLTQSVNFMANNLTIQVRQIAEVTTAVAKGDLSKKITVDAKGEILELVTTVNTMVDQLSSFAEQVTRVAREVGTEGILGGQAHVPGVTGIWKDLSGNVNLMAKNLTMQVRNISQVANAVANGDLTRTVTIEARGEVAQLADTFNTMVKTLSSFADQVTKVAREVGTDGILGGQAHVPGVAGTWKDLTESVNQMASNLTGQVRNIAMVTTAIAKGDLTKKIDIDARGEILELKTTINTMVDQLSSFAEEVTRVAREVGTEGQLGGQARVRDVDGTWRDLTESVNEMAGNLTRQVRAIARVATAVTRGDLNLKIDVDASGEIQELQDYINKMIANLRDTTIANKEQDWLKGNLARISALMQGRRDLQDVASLIMSELTPVVSAQHGAFFLTMPLMDGKDLSADAEDQYELRMLGSYGYSMGSMPTSFRPGEALIGTAAQEKRTILVENAPSGYLKISSGLGEAPPAQVIVLPVLFEGKVLGVIELASFTPFTQIQKDFLNQIAEMIATSVNTISVNTKTEQLLKQSQELTEQLRERSAELENRQKALQASNAELEEKAELLAQQNRDIEVKNTEIEEARQVLEERAEQLAVSMRYKSEFLANMSHELRTPLNSLLILAKLLADNADANLTPKQVEFAETIHGAGSDLLQLINDILDLSKVEAGKMDVSPTRIALVQLVDYVEATFRPLTAEKGLDLSVRVSPELPATLHTDEQRLLQVLRNLLSNAVKFTDSGSVELVIRPAGSDVPMAIREQLLETGSLSDPDAGLIAFSVTDTGIGIAASKMRVIFEAFKQADGTTSRKYGGTGLGLSISREIAQLLGGEIHAQSEPGRGSTFTLYLPLHPSELPPQGYQQPVAALGASDLVAASDLSQLSDAEIETPAEVKSYQHAQNGAAALFRRRRRHALDAGQSSLSPEQWPADEQSAQPQVHRGIRFGGQKVLIVDDDIRNVFALTSVLEQHGLSVLYAENGREGIEVLEQHDDVAVVLMDIMMPEMDGYATTTAIRRMPQFAGLPIIALTAKAMKGDREKAIESGASDYVTKPVDPDHLLTVMEQWMRGE, from the coding sequence TGAAGGTCGGACGGACGGTGAACAACCTCGTCGACCAGCTGTCGACGTTCACCGACGAGGTCACGCGCGTGGCCAGCGAGGTGGGCACCGAGGGCAAGCTGGGCGGCCAGGCACGCGTGCGTGGCATGTCGGGTTCGTGGAAGGACCTCACGGACTCCGTCAACACGATGGCGTACCGGCTGACGGCCCAGGTACGGGACATCGCCCTGGTGACGACGGCGGTGGCCAAGGGCGATCTGTCACGCAAGGTGACCGTTCACGTCGCCGGCGAGATGCTGGAGCTGAAGAACACCGTCAACACGATGGTGGACCAGCTGTCGTCGTTCTCCTCCGAGGTGACCCGCGTCGCGCGCGAGGTGGGCACGGAGGGCGAGCTCGGCGGCCAGGCGCAGGTGCCCGGTGTGGCCGGCGTGTGGAAGGACCTCACCGATTCGGTGAACCTCATGGCCGGCAACCTCACGGCCCAGGTGCGCGGTATCTCCCAGGTCACCACCGCGGTCGCCAACGGCGACCTGTCGCAGAAGGTGACCGTCTCGGCGCGCGGCGAGGTCGCGCAGCTCGCGGACACGATCAACCAGATGACCGAGACGCTGCGGATCTTCGCGGACGAGGTCACGCGCGTGGCCAACGAGGTCGGTGCCGCGGGACAGCTGGGCGGGCAGGCGAACGTTCCCGGCGCGGCCGGCACCTGGAAGGACCTCACCGACTCCGTCAACACGGTCTTCCGCAACCTCACCATCCAGGTGCGGGACATCGCCGCGGTGACGACGGCCGTGGCCAACGGTGACCTGTCGCAGAAGGTCACCGTCAACGTCGCCGGCGAGATGCTGGAGCTGAAGAACACCGTCAACGGGATGGTGGACCAGCTGCAGTCCTTCGGTTCCGAGGTCACGCGCGTGGCCCGCGAGGTCGGTGTCGAGGGTGAGCTGGGCGGCCAGGCGCAGGTGCCGGGCGCGGCCGGCACCTGGAAGGACCTGACCGACTCGGTCAACACCGCGTTCCGCAACCTCACCGGCCAGGTGCGCAACATCGCCCAGGTCACGACGGCCGTGGCCAACGGCGACCTCTCCCAGAAGGTCACCGTGGACGTCTCCGGCGAGATGCTCCAGCTGAAGAACACCGTGAACACGATGGTGGACCAGCTGTCGTCCTTCGCCGACCAGGTGACGCGGATGGCCCGGGACGTGGGCACGGAGGGCCGCCTGGGCGGTCAGGCGGTCGTACCGGGCGTGTCCGGTACATGGAAGGAACTCACCGACTCCGTCAACTTCATGGCGGGCAACCTGACCTCGCAGGTGCGGCAGATCGCCTACGTGACCACGGCGGTGGCCCAGGGCGACCTCTCGCAGAAGATCGACGTCGACGCGCGCGGGGAGATCCTGGAGCTGAAGAACACCATCAACACGATGGTCGACCAGCTCTCCGGGTTCGCCGAGCAGGTGACCCGGGTGGCCCGTGAGGTGGGCACCGAGGGCCGTCTCGGGGGGCAGGCGCAGGTGCCCGGCGTGGCCGGCGTGTGGCGGGACCTGACCGACTCCGTGAACGGCATGGCGGGCAACCTGACCGCCCAGGTGCGCAACATCGCCCAGGTCGCCACCGCGGTGGCCCGCGGTGACCTCTCCCAGAAGATCACCGTGGACGCGCGCGGGGAGATCCTGGAGCTGAAGAACACCCTGAACACGATGGTCGACCAGCTGTCGTCGTTCGCGGAGGAGGTCACCAGGGTCGCCCGCGAGGTGGGTACGGAGGGCCAGCTCGGCGGTCAGGCCGAGGTGCAGGGCGTCTCCGGCACCTGGAAGGACCTCACCCAGTCGGTGAACTTCATGGCGAACAACCTGACCATCCAGGTGCGCCAGATCGCCGAGGTCACGACCGCGGTCGCCAAGGGCGACCTGTCCAAGAAGATCACCGTCGACGCCAAGGGCGAGATCCTCGAACTCGTCACGACCGTCAACACGATGGTCGACCAGCTGTCCTCCTTCGCCGAGCAGGTGACCCGGGTGGCCCGTGAGGTGGGCACCGAGGGCATCCTGGGCGGCCAGGCGCACGTGCCGGGGGTCACGGGCATCTGGAAGGACCTCAGCGGCAACGTGAACCTCATGGCCAAGAACCTGACCATGCAGGTGCGCAACATCTCCCAGGTGGCCAACGCGGTCGCCAACGGCGACCTGACCCGGACCGTGACGATCGAGGCGCGCGGCGAGGTGGCGCAGCTCGCCGACACCTTCAACACCATGGTGAAGACGCTGAGCTCGTTCGCCGACCAGGTCACCAAGGTGGCCCGCGAGGTGGGCACGGACGGCATCCTCGGCGGCCAGGCGCACGTACCGGGCGTGGCCGGCACGTGGAAGGACCTGACCGAGTCCGTGAACCAGATGGCGTCCAACCTGACCGGTCAGGTGCGCAACATCGCCATGGTCACCACGGCCATCGCCAAGGGCGACCTGACCAAGAAGATCGACATCGACGCCCGGGGCGAGATCCTGGAGCTGAAGACGACGATCAACACGATGGTCGACCAGCTGTCGTCGTTCGCGGAGGAGGTCACCCGGGTCGCCCGTGAGGTGGGCACCGAGGGCCAGCTGGGCGGTCAGGCACGCGTGCGTGACGTCGACGGCACCTGGCGCGACCTCACCGAGTCGGTGAACGAGATGGCCGGGAACCTCACCCGGCAGGTGCGTGCCATCGCGCGCGTGGCCACCGCGGTGACCCGGGGCGACCTGAACCTGAAGATCGACGTCGACGCGTCCGGCGAGATCCAGGAACTGCAGGACTACATCAACAAGATGATCGCCAACCTGCGCGACACCACGATCGCCAACAAGGAGCAGGACTGGCTCAAGGGCAACCTGGCCCGTATCTCCGCGCTGATGCAGGGCCGCCGCGACCTGCAGGACGTCGCCTCGCTGATCATGAGCGAGCTGACGCCGGTGGTCTCCGCCCAGCACGGCGCGTTCTTCCTGACGATGCCGCTCATGGACGGCAAGGACCTGAGCGCCGACGCCGAGGACCAGTACGAGCTGCGGATGCTCGGCTCGTACGGCTACTCGATGGGCTCCATGCCGACGTCGTTCCGGCCCGGCGAGGCGCTGATCGGGACGGCCGCCCAGGAGAAGCGCACGATCCTGGTGGAGAACGCGCCCAGCGGCTACCTGAAGATCTCCTCCGGCCTCGGCGAGGCACCGCCGGCGCAGGTGATCGTCCTGCCGGTGCTGTTCGAGGGGAAGGTGCTCGGCGTCATCGAGCTGGCCTCCTTCACGCCGTTCACGCAGATCCAGAAGGACTTCCTCAACCAGATCGCCGAGATGATCGCGACCAGCGTCAACACCATCTCGGTCAACACCAAGACCGAGCAGCTGCTGAAGCAGTCCCAGGAGCTGACCGAGCAACTGCGGGAGCGGTCGGCGGAGTTGGAGAACCGGCAGAAGGCGCTGCAGGCGTCCAACGCCGAACTGGAGGAGAAGGCCGAGCTGCTGGCCCAGCAGAACCGCGACATCGAGGTGAAGAACACCGAGATCGAGGAGGCTCGGCAGGTCCTGGAGGAGCGCGCCGAGCAGCTCGCGGTCTCGATGCGCTACAAGAGCGAGTTCCTGGCCAACATGTCGCACGAGCTGCGGACGCCGCTGAACTCGCTGCTGATCCTGGCCAAGTTGCTCGCCGACAACGCGGACGCCAACCTCACGCCGAAGCAGGTCGAGTTCGCCGAGACCATCCACGGGGCCGGCTCGGACCTGCTGCAGCTGATCAACGACATCCTGGACCTGTCGAAGGTCGAGGCGGGCAAGATGGACGTCTCCCCGACGCGCATCGCGCTCGTCCAGCTCGTCGACTACGTGGAGGCCACCTTCCGGCCGCTGACCGCGGAGAAGGGCCTGGACCTGTCCGTACGGGTCTCGCCGGAGCTGCCGGCCACCCTGCACACCGACGAGCAGCGGTTGCTCCAGGTGCTGCGGAACCTGCTGTCGAACGCCGTGAAGTTCACCGATTCCGGCTCCGTGGAGCTGGTGATCCGGCCGGCCGGATCGGACGTGCCCATGGCGATCCGGGAGCAGCTGCTGGAGACCGGCTCGCTCAGCGACCCGGACGCCGGCCTGATCGCCTTCTCGGTGACCGACACCGGTATCGGCATCGCGGCCAGCAAGATGCGGGTGATCTTCGAGGCGTTCAAGCAGGCCGACGGCACCACCAGCCGCAAGTACGGCGGTACGGGCCTGGGACTGTCGATCTCGCGGGAGATCGCCCAGCTGCTCGGTGGGGAGATCCACGCGCAGAGCGAACCGGGGCGCGGTTCGACCTTCACGCTGTATTTGCCCCTGCACCCCAGCGAACTGCCGCCGCAGGGCTACCAGCAGCCCGTGGCGGCCCTCGGGGCGAGCGATCTGGTCGCCGCGTCGGACCTCTCCCAGCTCTCCGACGCGGAGATCGAGACGCCGGCCGAGGTGAAGTCGTACCAGCATGCCCAGAACGGTGCCGCGGCGCTGTTCAGGCGCCGCCGCAGGCACGCGCTCGACGCCGGCCAGAGTTCGCTGTCGCCGGAGCAGTGGCCGGCCGACGAGCAGTCCGCGCAGCCGCAGGTGCACCGGGGCATCCGCTTCGGCGGGCAGAAGGTGCTGATCGTCGACGACGACATCCGTAACGTGTTCGCGCTGACCAGTGTCCTGGAGCAGCACGGTCTGTCGGTGCTGTACGCGGAGAACGGCCGCGAGGGCATCGAGGTCCTGGAGCAGCACGACGACGTCGCTGTCGTCCTGATGGACATCATGATGCCCGAGATGGACGGGTACGCGACGACCACCGCGATTCGTCGGATGCCCCAGTTCGCGGGACTGCCGATCATCGCGCTGACGGCGAAGGCGATGAAGGGCGACCGGGAGAAGGCCATCGAGTCGGGCGCCTCCGACTACGTGACCAAGCCGGTCGACCCCGATCACCTGCTGACGGTGATGGAGCAGTGGATGCGGGGGGAGTGA